One segment of Carya illinoinensis cultivar Pawnee chromosome 1, C.illinoinensisPawnee_v1, whole genome shotgun sequence DNA contains the following:
- the LOC122316679 gene encoding SWI/SNF-related matrix-associated actin-dependent regulator of chromatin subfamily A-like protein 1 isoform X1: MELDDDDWGLSVEELDSLERDAFQKIAQLERYNLNPSSSSSSSSSSASSFFSSSSSLACSSHTSVKQPPPPSQHQQEHQQRSFPSRPTNDPSPKKVEVLSPGSRGLPSSITSKDTVKPSKEQPKLSVKFFLHASGNIASKFLYDQVLVSAFRKIPKATWNAKERLWMFPISFLSMAEKVLGEISGYSVEVEKLDQLVHRAIVAASAVPDLRDLYDRMPNHIESKLLPFQRDGVRFILQHGGRALLADEMGLGKTLQAIAVSACIQDSWPVLILTPSSLRLHWASMIQQWLDIPPSDILVLLPQCGGSNRAGYTIVSSNSKGSIQLDGLFNIISYDIVPKLQNLLMALEFKVVIADESHFLKNAQAKRTTATLPVIKKAQYAILLSGTPALSRPIELFKQLEALYPDVYKNVHEYGNRYCKGGIFGVYQGASNHEELHNLMKATVMIRRLKKNVLSELPVKRRQHVFLDVAEKDMRQINALFRELEVLKGKIKACKSQEEVEPLKFAEKNLINKIYTDSAEAKIPAVLDYLGTVIEAGCKFLIFAHHQPMIDSIHQFLLKKKVGCIRIDGSTPPASRQALVTDFQEKEATKAAVLSIRAGGVGLTLTAASTVIFAELSWTPGDLIQAEDRAHRIGQVSSVNVYYLLANDTVDDIIWDVVQSKLENLGQMLDGHEKTLEVSSSQPRSSPAKQKTLDSFMKRCNSTDDVEDWSKLKRPRH; the protein is encoded by the exons ATGGAATTGGACGACGATGACTGGGGTTTGAGTGTGGAAGAACTGGATTCTCTTGAAAGAGACGCTTTCCAGAAGATCGCTCAACTGGAACGCTACAATCTCAATCccagttcttcttcttcttcttcttcttcttctgcttcttctttcttctcttcctcttcttcgcTCGCTTGTTCATCCCATACTAGCGTTAAACAACCACCCCCACCGTCACAACATCAGCAAGAGCACCAACAACGGTCTTTTCCATCCAGACCCACCAATGATCCTTCTCCGAAAAAG GTTGAAGTTTTGTCTCCTGGGTCCAGGGGATTACCCTCATCAATCACATCCAAAGACACTG TTAAACCATCAAAGGAACAACCTAAGCTGTCTGtcaaattttttcttcatgCCAGCGGAAACATTGCATCAAAATTTTTGTATGACCAG GTACTAGTCTCTGCTTTCCGAAAAATCCCCAAAGCTACTTGGAATGCAAAAgaaag GCTGTGGATGTTCCCAATATCATTTTTGTCAATGGCAGAAAAAGTCCTTGGTGAGATATCTGGTTACAGTGTTGAG GTGGAGAAGTTAGATCAGTTGGTACATCGTGCTATTGTTGCTGCCTCTGCTGTTCCAGATCTTCGAG ACCTATATGACAGGATGCCTAACCATATTGAATCTAAGCTTTTGCCATTTCAGCGTGATGGAGTTAG GTTTATCTTGCAGCATGGAGGGCGTGCTCTTCTTGCTGATGAAATGGGACTGGGAAAGACTTTACAG GCGATTGCTGTAAGTGCCTGTATCCAGGACTCATGGCCTGTTCTTATTCTTACACCTTCTTCCTTACGTCTGCATTGGGCTTCA ATGATTCAGCAATGGCTTGATATTCCTCCATCAGATATTCTT GTTCTTCTACCTCAATGTGGTGGATCAAACAGAGCTGGGTACACGATAGTATCCTCAAATTCAAAGGGCAGCATTCAACTTGATGGTCTATTCAACATCATCTCCTATGACATAGTCCCGAAGCTACAGAATCTACTAATGGCATTAGAGTTTAAG GTTGTGATTGCAGATGAGTCAcattttctgaaaaatgctCAAGCAAAGAGGACAACTGCTACCCTTCCTGTCATAAAG AAAGCACAATATGCAATACTCCTTAGTGGAACTCCTGCTTTATCCCGACCAATTGAGCTATTTAAGCAG CTGGAAGCATTGTATCCTGATGTATATAAGAATGTTCATGAATATGGTAACCGATATTGCAAAGGT GGGATCTTTGGAGTTTATCAGGGTGCAAGTAACCATGAAGAATTGCACAATTTGATGAAGGCAACTGTGATGATCCGCagacttaaaaaaaatgttctttCTGAGCTTCCTGTGAAGCGCAGGCAGCAT GTCTTCCTTGACGTGGCTGAGAAGGACATGAGACAAATCAATGCTTTATTTCGTGAG CTGGAGGTGCTAAAAGGCAAAATTAAGGCCTGCAAATCACAAGAGGAGGTTGAACCCCTTAAATTTGCTGAGAAGAATCTTATTAACAAG ATATATACTGATTCTGCTGAAGCCAAAATTCCTGCGGTCCTAGATTACCTGGGAACTGTCATTGAG GCAGGGTGTAAGTTCCTAATATTTGCACACCATCAGCCAATGATTGACTCTATACATCAGTTTCTTCTT AAAAAGAAAGTGGGTTGCATTCGAATTGATGGCAGCACCCCCCCAGCATCAAGGCAAGCTTTGGTTACAGATTTTCAGGAGAAAGAGGCTACCAAAGCAGCAGTA CTATCCATCAGAGCTGGAGGTGTTGGGCTAACTTTGACAGCTGCAAGCACCGTTATTTTTGCAGAGTTGTCTTGGACTCCAGGTGATCTGATTCAAGCTGAAGATCGTGCTCACAGGATTGGCCAG GTGTCGTCAGTCAATGTATACTACCTGCTAGCAAATGACACAGTTGATGACATCATTTG GGATGTTGTTCAGAGCAAGTTGGAAAATTTAGGACAG ATGCTCGATGGCCATGAGAAGACCTTGGAAGTTTCATCCAGCCAACCAAGAAGCAGCCCTGCAAAGCAGAAAACACTAGACTCTTTCATGAAGCGCTGTAATAGCACGGATGACGTGGAGGACTGGTCCAAGCTCAAACGTCCCCGGCACTAA
- the LOC122316679 gene encoding SWI/SNF-related matrix-associated actin-dependent regulator of chromatin subfamily A-like protein 1 isoform X3, translated as MELDDDDWGLSVEELDSLERDAFQKIAQLERYNLNPSSSSSSSSSSASSFFSSSSSLACSSHTSVKQPPPPSQHQQEHQQRSFPSRPTNDPSPKKVEVLSPGSRGLPSSITSKDTGTSLCFPKNPQSYLECKRKVEKLDQLVHRAIVAASAVPDLRDLYDRMPNHIESKLLPFQRDGVRFILQHGGRALLADEMGLGKTLQAIAVSACIQDSWPVLILTPSSLRLHWASMIQQWLDIPPSDILVLLPQCGGSNRAGYTIVSSNSKGSIQLDGLFNIISYDIVPKLQNLLMALEFKVVIADESHFLKNAQAKRTTATLPVIKKAQYAILLSGTPALSRPIELFKQLEALYPDVYKNVHEYGNRYCKGGIFGVYQGASNHEELHNLMKATVMIRRLKKNVLSELPVKRRQHVFLDVAEKDMRQINALFRELEVLKGKIKACKSQEEVEPLKFAEKNLINKIYTDSAEAKIPAVLDYLGTVIEAGCKFLIFAHHQPMIDSIHQFLLKKKVGCIRIDGSTPPASRQALVTDFQEKEATKAAVLSIRAGGVGLTLTAASTVIFAELSWTPGDLIQAEDRAHRIGQVSSVNVYYLLANDTVDDIIWDVVQSKLENLGQMLDGHEKTLEVSSSQPRSSPAKQKTLDSFMKRCNSTDDVEDWSKLKRPRH; from the exons ATGGAATTGGACGACGATGACTGGGGTTTGAGTGTGGAAGAACTGGATTCTCTTGAAAGAGACGCTTTCCAGAAGATCGCTCAACTGGAACGCTACAATCTCAATCccagttcttcttcttcttcttcttcttcttctgcttcttctttcttctcttcctcttcttcgcTCGCTTGTTCATCCCATACTAGCGTTAAACAACCACCCCCACCGTCACAACATCAGCAAGAGCACCAACAACGGTCTTTTCCATCCAGACCCACCAATGATCCTTCTCCGAAAAAG GTTGAAGTTTTGTCTCCTGGGTCCAGGGGATTACCCTCATCAATCACATCCAAAGACACTG GTACTAGTCTCTGCTTTCCGAAAAATCCCCAAAGCTACTTGGAATGCAAAAgaaag GTGGAGAAGTTAGATCAGTTGGTACATCGTGCTATTGTTGCTGCCTCTGCTGTTCCAGATCTTCGAG ACCTATATGACAGGATGCCTAACCATATTGAATCTAAGCTTTTGCCATTTCAGCGTGATGGAGTTAG GTTTATCTTGCAGCATGGAGGGCGTGCTCTTCTTGCTGATGAAATGGGACTGGGAAAGACTTTACAG GCGATTGCTGTAAGTGCCTGTATCCAGGACTCATGGCCTGTTCTTATTCTTACACCTTCTTCCTTACGTCTGCATTGGGCTTCA ATGATTCAGCAATGGCTTGATATTCCTCCATCAGATATTCTT GTTCTTCTACCTCAATGTGGTGGATCAAACAGAGCTGGGTACACGATAGTATCCTCAAATTCAAAGGGCAGCATTCAACTTGATGGTCTATTCAACATCATCTCCTATGACATAGTCCCGAAGCTACAGAATCTACTAATGGCATTAGAGTTTAAG GTTGTGATTGCAGATGAGTCAcattttctgaaaaatgctCAAGCAAAGAGGACAACTGCTACCCTTCCTGTCATAAAG AAAGCACAATATGCAATACTCCTTAGTGGAACTCCTGCTTTATCCCGACCAATTGAGCTATTTAAGCAG CTGGAAGCATTGTATCCTGATGTATATAAGAATGTTCATGAATATGGTAACCGATATTGCAAAGGT GGGATCTTTGGAGTTTATCAGGGTGCAAGTAACCATGAAGAATTGCACAATTTGATGAAGGCAACTGTGATGATCCGCagacttaaaaaaaatgttctttCTGAGCTTCCTGTGAAGCGCAGGCAGCAT GTCTTCCTTGACGTGGCTGAGAAGGACATGAGACAAATCAATGCTTTATTTCGTGAG CTGGAGGTGCTAAAAGGCAAAATTAAGGCCTGCAAATCACAAGAGGAGGTTGAACCCCTTAAATTTGCTGAGAAGAATCTTATTAACAAG ATATATACTGATTCTGCTGAAGCCAAAATTCCTGCGGTCCTAGATTACCTGGGAACTGTCATTGAG GCAGGGTGTAAGTTCCTAATATTTGCACACCATCAGCCAATGATTGACTCTATACATCAGTTTCTTCTT AAAAAGAAAGTGGGTTGCATTCGAATTGATGGCAGCACCCCCCCAGCATCAAGGCAAGCTTTGGTTACAGATTTTCAGGAGAAAGAGGCTACCAAAGCAGCAGTA CTATCCATCAGAGCTGGAGGTGTTGGGCTAACTTTGACAGCTGCAAGCACCGTTATTTTTGCAGAGTTGTCTTGGACTCCAGGTGATCTGATTCAAGCTGAAGATCGTGCTCACAGGATTGGCCAG GTGTCGTCAGTCAATGTATACTACCTGCTAGCAAATGACACAGTTGATGACATCATTTG GGATGTTGTTCAGAGCAAGTTGGAAAATTTAGGACAG ATGCTCGATGGCCATGAGAAGACCTTGGAAGTTTCATCCAGCCAACCAAGAAGCAGCCCTGCAAAGCAGAAAACACTAGACTCTTTCATGAAGCGCTGTAATAGCACGGATGACGTGGAGGACTGGTCCAAGCTCAAACGTCCCCGGCACTAA
- the LOC122316679 gene encoding SWI/SNF-related matrix-associated actin-dependent regulator of chromatin subfamily A-like protein 1 isoform X2 encodes MELDDDDWGLSVEELDSLERDAFQKIAQLERYNLNPSSSSSSSSSSASSFFSSSSSLACSSHTSVKQPPPPSQHQQEHQQRSFPSRPTNDPSPKKVEVLSPGSRGLPSSITSKDTVKPSKEQPKLSVKFFLHASGNIASKFLYDQVLVSAFRKIPKATWNAKERLWMFPISFLSMAEKVLGEISGYSVEVEKLDQLVHRAIVAASAVPDLRDLYDRMPNHIESKLLPFQRDGVRFILQHGGRALLADEMGLGKTLQAIAVSACIQDSWPVLILTPSSLRLHWASMIQQWLDIPPSDILVLLPQCGGSNRAGYTIVSSNSKGSIQLDGLFNIISYDIVPKLQNLLMALEFKVVIADESHFLKNAQAKRTTATLPVIKKAQYAILLSGTPALSRPIELFKQLEALYPDVYKNVHEYGNRYCKGGIFGVYQGASNHEELHNLMKATVMIRRLKKNVLSELPVKRRQHVFLDVAEKDMRQINALFRELEVLKGKIKACKSQEEVEPLKFAEKNLINKIYTDSAEAKIPAVLDYLGTVIEAGCKFLIFAHHQPMIDSIHQFLLKKKVGCIRIDGSTPPASRQALVTDFQEKEATKAAVLSIRAGGVGLTLTAASTVIFAELSWTPGDLIQAEDRAHRIGQMLDGHEKTLEVSSSQPRSSPAKQKTLDSFMKRCNSTDDVEDWSKLKRPRH; translated from the exons ATGGAATTGGACGACGATGACTGGGGTTTGAGTGTGGAAGAACTGGATTCTCTTGAAAGAGACGCTTTCCAGAAGATCGCTCAACTGGAACGCTACAATCTCAATCccagttcttcttcttcttcttcttcttcttctgcttcttctttcttctcttcctcttcttcgcTCGCTTGTTCATCCCATACTAGCGTTAAACAACCACCCCCACCGTCACAACATCAGCAAGAGCACCAACAACGGTCTTTTCCATCCAGACCCACCAATGATCCTTCTCCGAAAAAG GTTGAAGTTTTGTCTCCTGGGTCCAGGGGATTACCCTCATCAATCACATCCAAAGACACTG TTAAACCATCAAAGGAACAACCTAAGCTGTCTGtcaaattttttcttcatgCCAGCGGAAACATTGCATCAAAATTTTTGTATGACCAG GTACTAGTCTCTGCTTTCCGAAAAATCCCCAAAGCTACTTGGAATGCAAAAgaaag GCTGTGGATGTTCCCAATATCATTTTTGTCAATGGCAGAAAAAGTCCTTGGTGAGATATCTGGTTACAGTGTTGAG GTGGAGAAGTTAGATCAGTTGGTACATCGTGCTATTGTTGCTGCCTCTGCTGTTCCAGATCTTCGAG ACCTATATGACAGGATGCCTAACCATATTGAATCTAAGCTTTTGCCATTTCAGCGTGATGGAGTTAG GTTTATCTTGCAGCATGGAGGGCGTGCTCTTCTTGCTGATGAAATGGGACTGGGAAAGACTTTACAG GCGATTGCTGTAAGTGCCTGTATCCAGGACTCATGGCCTGTTCTTATTCTTACACCTTCTTCCTTACGTCTGCATTGGGCTTCA ATGATTCAGCAATGGCTTGATATTCCTCCATCAGATATTCTT GTTCTTCTACCTCAATGTGGTGGATCAAACAGAGCTGGGTACACGATAGTATCCTCAAATTCAAAGGGCAGCATTCAACTTGATGGTCTATTCAACATCATCTCCTATGACATAGTCCCGAAGCTACAGAATCTACTAATGGCATTAGAGTTTAAG GTTGTGATTGCAGATGAGTCAcattttctgaaaaatgctCAAGCAAAGAGGACAACTGCTACCCTTCCTGTCATAAAG AAAGCACAATATGCAATACTCCTTAGTGGAACTCCTGCTTTATCCCGACCAATTGAGCTATTTAAGCAG CTGGAAGCATTGTATCCTGATGTATATAAGAATGTTCATGAATATGGTAACCGATATTGCAAAGGT GGGATCTTTGGAGTTTATCAGGGTGCAAGTAACCATGAAGAATTGCACAATTTGATGAAGGCAACTGTGATGATCCGCagacttaaaaaaaatgttctttCTGAGCTTCCTGTGAAGCGCAGGCAGCAT GTCTTCCTTGACGTGGCTGAGAAGGACATGAGACAAATCAATGCTTTATTTCGTGAG CTGGAGGTGCTAAAAGGCAAAATTAAGGCCTGCAAATCACAAGAGGAGGTTGAACCCCTTAAATTTGCTGAGAAGAATCTTATTAACAAG ATATATACTGATTCTGCTGAAGCCAAAATTCCTGCGGTCCTAGATTACCTGGGAACTGTCATTGAG GCAGGGTGTAAGTTCCTAATATTTGCACACCATCAGCCAATGATTGACTCTATACATCAGTTTCTTCTT AAAAAGAAAGTGGGTTGCATTCGAATTGATGGCAGCACCCCCCCAGCATCAAGGCAAGCTTTGGTTACAGATTTTCAGGAGAAAGAGGCTACCAAAGCAGCAGTA CTATCCATCAGAGCTGGAGGTGTTGGGCTAACTTTGACAGCTGCAAGCACCGTTATTTTTGCAGAGTTGTCTTGGACTCCAGGTGATCTGATTCAAGCTGAAGATCGTGCTCACAGGATTGGCCAG ATGCTCGATGGCCATGAGAAGACCTTGGAAGTTTCATCCAGCCAACCAAGAAGCAGCCCTGCAAAGCAGAAAACACTAGACTCTTTCATGAAGCGCTGTAATAGCACGGATGACGTGGAGGACTGGTCCAAGCTCAAACGTCCCCGGCACTAA
- the LOC122316696 gene encoding diacylglycerol O-acyltransferase 3 codes for MEVSGLSFRRIPCLSGGKTDTRSSKPSISCVSVGSRKLRVLGFQQSRARVRPRKAHGAMIMNSGFCDNGHMRYYYVSPMCSGKKEKSVNSCSSLAAKKKLKLFKGLAEDLAKFSDMGFGLDAHDGLAADVQQKVIADAVEVLMSQLQHLRAAEELNERRKQENAKLKDRQMNIMLDCESSSSSSESSDSECEDVIDMSFLRSEPLAQATLPVLDEIQLVSQENGTTLTLPSRLTQEGSAVLSDGLGDLRSENEVEPCTGIGASSSSNSFGHNDRCSSVTGSSAKRIEVCMGNKCKKSGAAALLEEFGKVIGVEGAAVGCKCLGKCRDGPNVRVLNSDYGSEAEGADVSVRTSLNPLCIGVGLEDVGVIVANFFGDEQKDSGPAAVAAASSQNFL; via the exons ATGGAGGTCTCCGGCTTATCTTTCCGGCGGATTCCGTGCTTATCCGGCGGTAAGACCGATACCCGCTCTTCCAAGCCGTCTATCTCCTGCGTCTCTGTCGGTTCCAGGAAGCTTCGGGTTCTGGGTTTTCAACAGTCTAGAGCTCGCGTCAGACCCAGAAAGGCGCATGGGGCTATGATCATGAATTCTGGGTTCTGCGATAACGGGCATATGCGATACTATTACGTGAGCCCCATGTGTTCtgggaagaaggagaagagtgTGAATTCGTGTTCTTCGCTCGCTgctaagaaaaagttgaaattgtTCAAGGGGCTGGCCGAGGACCTGGCTAAGTTTTCTGATATGGGCTTTGGTTTGGATGCTCACGACGGGTTGGCTGCTGATGTTCAACAGAAAGTCATCGcg GATGCAGTAGAGGTATTGATGAGTCAACTGCAACATCTGAGAGCGGCGGAAGAATTGAACGAAAGGAGGAAACAAGAGAATGCCAAGCTTAAAGACAGACAAATGAATATTATGCTTGATTGtgaatcatcatcatcttcatccgAATCAAGCGACAGCGAATGTGAGGACGTGATTGACATGAGCTTCCTGAGAAGTGAACCTCTTGCACAAGCAACACTACCAGTATTAGATGAAATTCAATTAGTTTCTCAAGAAAATGGAACAACGTTGACCCTTCCTAGCAGGCTGACCCAAGAAGGGAGCGCAGTTCTGTCAGATGGTTTGGGGGATCTCAGATCAGAGAATGAAGTAGAACCCTGCACTGGAATTGGTGCCAGTTCTAGCAGCAATAGCTTTGGCCATAATGACAGATGTAGCTCAGTGACTGGATCATCGGCAAAGAGGATTGAGGTTTGCATGGGTAATAAATGTAAAAAATCAGGAGCTGCTGCATTGTTGGAAGAATTTGGAAAGGTAATCGGTGTTGAAGGTGCTGCTGTTGGTTGTAAATGCTTGGGCAAGTGTAGAGATGGCCCTAATGTGAGGGTTTTGAACAGCGATTATGGCAGTGAAGCCGAGGGGGCAGATGTTTCTGTTAGGACTTCATTGAATCCCTTGTGTATCGgagttggattggaggatgtgGGTGTGATTGTGGCTAACTTCTTTGGGGATGAACAGAAAGACTCTGGTCCGGCAGCGGTTGCGGCAGCATCTTCACAGAACTTTTTATAA